TGTTCTGGGGCATGATGAAGATGTTATGAAAAGCATCACTTCCGCTAATATTGCATGCGGATTCCATGCTGGTGATCCTCAAGTGATGTTAAAGACAGTCCAGGAGGCTGTAGTAAAAGGCGTTGCAGTGGGAGCTCATCCAGGTTATCCGGATCTTATGGGATTTGGACGGAGAGAAATGGCTTGTTCTCCAGATGAAGTGTATGCCTATTGTCTTTATCAGATAGGGGCAATACAAGCTGCATGCAAGGTCTATGGAATACCTCTTCAGCATGTTAAGCCTCATGGCGCCATGTACAATCAGTTAGCTAAGAATCCAGCCCTGGCTGAAGCCGTAGCCCGTGCTGTTCGGGACGGAGGGGAAGGGCTAATACTTCTCGGTCTAGCTGGCACTTGTTTTGAAAAAGCAGCCAGTGAAGCAGAAATCCCCTTCGCTGTCGAAGCCTTTGCAGACAGGGCCTACCAGTCAGATGGCACTCTTGTTCCACGGAAGCAGCCAGGGGCGGTTATTCATGATATTGAACTGGCAGCAAGCCGGGTTGTCCGGATGGTTAAAGAAGGTGTTGTGGAGGCTATTGATGGAACACTTGTTCCCCTAAGGCCTCATTCTATATGTCTTCATGGAGACACTCAAGGGGCAGTGGCCATGGCTGCTGCTATTTGGGAGATTCTTGTTCAAGAGGGCATTTCGATTCAAAATATCAAGGAGGTTCTTGGGATATGAAAGGGGCAGATTTTTGCAGCTGCACTCCACAGGAGGTTCGCGAGCTGATTCGACAGGGGAAATATAACCTGCCAACTCCTGGTATGGCCAAGGGACATGTTCAGGCTAACCTCGTTATTTTACCGAAAGACTGGGCCTATGACTTTCTCGTTTTTGCTCAGCGTAATCCAAAACC
This region of Aminobacterium colombiense DSM 12261 genomic DNA includes:
- a CDS encoding LamB/YcsF family protein, which gives rise to MFSVDLNSDLGESFGVYVLGHDEDVMKSITSANIACGFHAGDPQVMLKTVQEAVVKGVAVGAHPGYPDLMGFGRREMACSPDEVYAYCLYQIGAIQAACKVYGIPLQHVKPHGAMYNQLAKNPALAEAVARAVRDGGEGLILLGLAGTCFEKAASEAEIPFAVEAFADRAYQSDGTLVPRKQPGAVIHDIELAASRVVRMVKEGVVEAIDGTLVPLRPHSICLHGDTQGAVAMAAAIWEILVQEGISIQNIKEVLGI